The Cinclus cinclus chromosome 3, bCinCin1.1, whole genome shotgun sequence genome has a window encoding:
- the DYNLT2 gene encoding dynein light chain Tctex-type protein 2, giving the protein MEGGKKHPDKDTSKGKKAHQDASGSAPPEEQEKPKSCNTYRLEPRTKVQDALIRDKAQAILTNKLQGTTYDGASSPFLCASISEEILKAVKDLDYDRYKYVVSVLIVEKANQAMIVASRCLWDVQRDTWVSAKCETDTFIALALVMACYYD; this is encoded by the exons atggagggagggaaaaagcaCCCCGATAAAGACACA tcaaaagggaaaaaggcaCATCAGGATGCTTCAGGCTCAGCTCCACCAGAAGAACAGGAAAAGCCGAAATCCTGTAACACATACAGACTGGAGCCACGTACTAAAGTTCAGGATGCTTTAATAAGAGACAAAGCTCAAGCGATACTAACG AATAAACTACAAGGAACCACATATGATGGAGCTTCTAGTCCCTTCTTGTGTGCTTCAATCTCAGAAGAAATATTAAAGGCTGTGAAGGATTTGGACTATGACCGTTATAAGTATGTGGTATCAGTGCTAATTGTGGAAAAGGCAAATCAGGCAATGATT gtTGCCAGCAGATGCCTGTGGGATGTTCAAAGAGACACATGGGTTTCAGCTAAATGTGAAACTGATACATTTATTGCACTGGCTTTGGTAATGGCTTGTTATTACGACTAA